The Solanum lycopersicum chromosome 8, SLM_r2.1 DNA segment agtgaagataatggccttaggagtttcataggttacataggttacaataggagttacataggttacatatgttacaataggagttacatatgttacataggttacaaaaaGTAATGGAggtattaagaatgaaataaagtgatggacaaccaatgctaatggatgatttagaagtcatccattccaatgttcattcttataactccaaaatagcaatttaatattttaaatattaatattaaaatgctaataacctaacaccTTCTTTTTCCTTCCCAACACTTCGAAGAAAAAGACCTACAAGATATTTAGAGATTTCAATCCCGATTGTTCCTCAAACTTCAAAATTAAGGTATGTAAAACTTTAATGAGAGTGTTCCTTCGCTCTCATTCTTAAAGTATTTTGGTTCTCAAAAATTTCACAAGATTATCAAAAGGATTTTTAAGAATTTATGATCTTTTCTCGGTAAGTTATGCTTTTCATTGTCTCACTTTTATTTTGAAACCTTACGTTACTAATTTAGCATGATTTTTATGGAttttaatcatgaaaataaGCATGATATGAATTACAACCTAAATACATGTTAACTTAGCTTACCCTCATGTATGATTCAAGATGATGATAAGTGATTTTCATATCTATGAGCATCATATGAATATATAGTTTTGGGAGGATTATTTATCTCGCGAGAATGTGAGTTTAGAAAACCCAAGTTCCATAATAAGTACACACAAATATAGGATTATGTTTCACTGCTTTGTTGATTGACCTTCCGAGAGGCTCTGGACCCACATAGATATGATATGGTCTTATACTCTAGCAAGATATAGGGCATCCCTTCCAATTGGGTTAGCTGCTGGACATCATGAGCTCACATGATGTATGTAGGTTATCAGAAACTCCccaattatgcaaattttatgATATGTTTTTAGGTCTATATGgttcattttaaatatgttattttatgtatAGAATTACGTGAGACTACTGAAAATTACTCAAGTATATGCAAATGTACTTTTAAAAATAGATCTTTATGATATTTGATCATGGACTCTAATTATTTTCTCTTCAAAAATTTTACAATATAAGTGATCTCGAAAATCTTATTTCACTATCTTGTGCATGATTCTTTAATTGATTCTGCAGTCCCCCCTTACTTAATTAGCATATTCGACGGACTAACGCATATATTTCTTGAATATCATTTTCACAAGAGCGTTTATTTAAATTCCTTGAGGTTTCATCTCcgaataatattattaaaatcaatCGTCATTGAATCTTGAaacattctttaaattaataaatattaatgtatcGGTTACATAATacattttacaaaataataatgtgtTGTCTTCTCGAACTGCACCCAAAAATTGTGAAGAGTTTTAGATGCGATAAATGTTTTATTATGTGTAACTAGTTCTAGATGTACTATATTCTCTttaattcatcatcaacattgttTTTCCCGATGATATCTACAATTTCTTAACTTTGCTCTGAACATGTATCATTTTCACTCAAATTGCGGTTACCGAGATTATGACATCAATTTTACAGTAGTAATTCAAATGATTAATTATGACCTCAAATTCATGAATGTGGTTTTAAAAAGAGGGTACATTTAATTCCTTGAGATTTTATTTGCGAACAATGTAATTGAAGTCAACTGTTATTAAATCTCCAAACACTCTTTAAGTTAATAGATTTTAATTtgtcaattaaataatatatctataaaataataattgataaaaactGAATCCAATTGCACAATTAGAATTGAATTATAGAAGAAGAATTAATCTCAATTTCATATTGATCAGTCCCTTTACATTGTATTACTctctacatacatatacatgtaCTAAGTGACTTATTTACAAGAAAATCATCTTCTAGATTCTTCTCAATATCCTAACTAACTATCATATCAACTTAACTAATTATCACATGtaaactaattaagttaattatttacaATCTCTTTGTTATAATCTctaataataatgtattatcTTCTCGAACTACACCTAAAAATTGTGAAGAACTCCAGACGCGATGAGTATTTCATTATGTGTAACTAGTTCCAGATGTACTATATTGTCTTTAACTTTATCATCAACGTTATTTTCTCTGATGGTATCCACAATTTCTTCTAAGCTCCGGACCTTTGAACATATAACATTTTCACTAAAATTGCAGTACTCGAGATTAGTGACATCTATTTTACCAGTAATCCAAATTATTAATCAGAACCTCAAATTCATATATGTCGTTTTCACAAGAAAGTTCATTTAAATTCCTTGAAGTTTCATCCCCAAACAATGTAATTAAAATCAATGTTCATTGAATCTCTAAACACtatttaaattaacaaatattaatttatcgattaagtaatacatctataaaataaaaatatctaatgCTCCcaacaatattaattttaaaaaagttttactgtattaagaaaattttaattaatagtagcaataaatacaattttttttttaatgttttagttTAGGGTATTTTGTTTCTTCCAAGTGTGCTACTGGGTTTAATAGGGCGCTGCTCACAATTATACTAACACTTCACCTCGTCTTCATCAGATCTGCTGGTCTCTTTTTAGGTATGTATCTTTTCATCTTTGTTTGCTCATTGCTTTTGATTCTTCGTTTAATTTTGCCTCTTCAGATCTATATATGTTTTCGAATTTGAGCGTACTGAATTCGGGGTTTTATGGTTTTTGGGTGAATTGATGAGGCGTTTTAATGGAGGTCAGAGGTAGGGCTGGAAGTAGAGTAGAGTTTACAATtcgatatgactaagttattaaTTTAGAACTCACTAACTTAAATGAATTAGAATATTTTGAATCGATAAGTTTACAATTTGATAATATATTGGAAGTTCATGTATTCCTAGATTTCAAGTtaatatgtataataataaCTTGGTCTATAATCGAAACTGTGGATCCGGCCATGCTCATTGTGTGATAGTTGGTTTAGTTTACGATGTTTAAGGGTGGACTCACCCTTGGCGAAGTTgctgaaaaattattttgtatataaaggtCAAATGTTGGTCTAATAAATCGATATAAAAGTATTGATACCTCTTGACATAAGTTAAAGGTTTAGTCTAGTGGTTACTGGACTATGAAAATTTCTTAAAGTCGGGTAGTCTTAGCCTTTATGGCCTCGTAGTAATTTCTCTTACGAACAAAATTTACTACAACCATAAACCATTGACACCCCTTCGTGAAAATTGTAGTAGGCGATGTCGACCAAGGGTATTGTGATTCTTGTGAACAGAGTTTGTCAATTGCATTGAGATCAGCAAAAAGACAATCAACTGTTGTTTGAGATACTTTTATTAGGTTGCTTGCTATTTCTAGTTATGGAAAGTTTGGAATCCAGTAGACATTTCGTGACATGGAGAATGTATTGGACTCTTAATCTAGAACATCGAGTTTGAAACACCATTTAGATACAATGCATACAACTTATTGAGAAAAGATGTCAATGGTCATATTTAGGCATAATTATGCTTTCACTCTTGTAGAACATGAAAGCATTGGAACATTCATTCATATCTAAATTCAACAGGGAGACACATATTTGTTGTTACGAGTTTTAGATTATTTGTTGTAGGGACAATGTAGTTTAAACTGTTTTGTTATCATTTTTCTGCTGTATTTTTGCGGGGGAAACACTTCCATTGTAATTTTATGATCAAGCTACTTGGGTCAATTTCATGACTTGTTCCTTTTTTTGTTGGTTTTAGATGGCATTGGTTGTTATCTGTGGTCAGCCATGTAGCGGGAAATCAACAGCTGCAGCTTGTTTATCTGAAGCACTTAGACAAACGGAACCAGAACCATCTGTTAGAACTATAGATGAAACTTCATTTCATCTTAGTCGCAACCAAAGCTATGCGAACATGACCGAGGAAAAGAATTTAAGAGGTGTATTGAGGTCTGAAGTTGACAGATCTTTGTCAAAGGACAGTATAGTTATAGTGGATTCTCTTAATAGCATCAAGGGCTATAGATACGAGTTATGGTGTTTGGCTAGAGCAGCAGGGATTAGATATTGTGTTGTCCATTGTGACGTTGATGAGCAATCTTGTAGAACATGGAACGTCGAACGTTGTGAGAGAGGAGAACCGTCTTACgatgataatatatttgaaGATCTTGTAAGAAGGTTTGAAAGGCCAGATAGCAAAAATAGATGGGATTCTCCATTATTCGAGTTATGGCCAGCTAAAGAAGGAATTGATAAATCATCTACAGCTATGGTTGATGCTGTTACCTATCTTACGAAAAAAGTAGACTCGAAAACGAGAGATGTTAAGATCCTACAGCCGACCATCGCGACACAGACTGCACGTGGTTCTGAGGCCAATTCTTTATATGAGATGGACAGGGCGACGCAAGAAATTACAAATGCTATCGTGGAAGCACAGTCCCGCGCTCTTGGGGGTCCTCTCAATGGTGTGTCTCTTGGTCCAGGAATACCAACTATAGATATTTCGAGATCTGTCAGCCTGCCAGAGCTCCGTAGGCTACGACGAACTTTCATCAAACTTGCTGGACAGACGAGCTTGAGCGGGCCACCTCCGCCTTCAGATGCTGATAGTGCAAAAAGGATGTTTGTTGATTACTTAAACAGAGAACTAGGAAGTGGTTGAAAAATTATGTTACAATGAAGGTACACATGGAGGTTTGATAGTTTTGACGGGTATAAATGGGCTACGTGAGTAACTATAAGGGCATTTTTGGACCAAACTGCGATGGTGGTTACGTGTAAtcctactttttttttcaataatcaaGGGAAATTATATTGGCCTTTCTTAGAGAAGGGCTGATTTGCAAGCAGGATTGATCAATCTTGACTTACTGTAAAATTACATGATTTTTATGCTATAAAGAATGTTTGTAGTGTATAATTTAACAtgttatactatttttttccaGAATATTTATCTAAGCGTAATCCTTTATAAtcagggaaacttacataaatgtgctataataaaaaaaaaatatttaccactTATAGcagtaacattttttttttcacttgatcgcttttaattcatttataataaaattttaatacatattacaaaaaacaattcattattcacatataatacaagttttaatgatggataatacatttatcacacattttaatacacttataatacaatgtgatcattttttaacaaacaaacacaatatatttcaaaaacgattataattcaaatatattgcataaataattcacttttaatacatattacagatttatcacagtattgctataaatgataataaacaaaaaatatctctaaaatcaataattattttttaaaatgtattaatttatgtaatttttccttataattacCTGTAGTTAGATGTTAAGTTTATTTGAAGATATTTGTCGTATATTTGATTAGTTTCGAGCAGATGCCACACACAAATTACAGGATTAGAAGTTTGAAGTTTCTGtttggatatataatttgaatttgttaagagctctatctatatattttataaagaaaaaaatattttcttagcCAAACTGCTTTaactttctaaaataaataaatagatacagatatatgtaaaaaaataataaaacacttTAGGCGTAATGATGGATACATTGACCAcaacttgaattaaaaaaatataaatccaacattaacattttaattaattcaaatttctgttattattttttgcCTCAATATTTAACCttctaaaatcatatttttaatattttatacttacAATATGAGAAATTAGACTTTTAGAATAATATCAATACaatgtcaaattaaaataaatgctCTTTGTGATCcccattttgtttttcttcctcTTTCAACGCTTGCTCCTTTTTCTTGATTCAGAtaaattatcttattttttttctccgaaaatcgataaatattttgagataaATAGCTTTCGGATAAAAATCCAGAAAAATTGATTCTTCCCAATGAAAATAGTGAATTTTGCATGGTAATATATTTCtcttttactttcatatatgttcaacattttcatgaccTATCTTGAATCTCCAGCTTCAAAAAAAGCATTtcagattttatatatatatagatattttgGCTGAAAATTGGTgactatatttttcttttgtaattatGGTGCCCGGACAAACAAATTATCTGCACCTCGACTAATTTAACGAATTCCAGATGAAAAATTGGTGATAAGAGGAGTATAATATGGGGCTTTGAATGAAAATGAATCAACagattcatgaaaaaaaatatgaacaatctcattaaaaaggatttttttatattaaagcaTATATATGATTTAGGTGAAATTTTTTCTAACAGCATAATGTCATAAATTATTGGATGaatcatgaaaaaatatattcaggTCTTCTCCAGATATTTACTtttctgttttaatttgtttcttttttcttaaagagATATTATATATGTCATAATTTAGGGCGGGCTACTATTTTGATGCGAGAAGCAGTCAGCACAGGTATCAGTTAACTCTATGCATCAATAGAatgtgttgatgtgtttggttATGACTCGCATTTTTTGCATCTCTATTTGAACTCTTGGCTCCGTCACTATCCACATCAAAAAAACGAGTTATTTGAAGTGTTTCTATTATGATTTGTAGATCCTGATTTTTCTTTGATTCAGGGCGGGCTACTCTTTTAATGCGAGTAGCATAGGTACCAGTTAACTCTGAGCATCAATGGAATGTTTGATGTGTTTGGTTATGACTCGCATTTTTTGCATCTCTATTTGAATTCTTGGCTCCATCGCTATCCACATCAAAAACTAGTTATTTGAAGTGTTTCTATTATGATTTCTGTAATTCAGGGCGGGCTACTATTTTGATGCGAGCAACACAGGAACGAGTTAACTCTGAGCATTACTAGCCTCTGAAAATTCGGAGGGTAGACATGACGAAGAGAAGTTGGAAGGAATCAATGAAGGCATTTGGGAGTCATATTGATCCTGAGAAGGAAGAACAGTGGAAATGGATGAAAATAGGTAATTATTCGATTCCAGAACAACCTCGACCCTTTGAATGTTATTGGAGGTTGTGGGATAACGCGTTAGAGGCAAAAAGAAGGCAATATAAAGCGAGTGTTCGAGCACAAATTTACCCCCAACGTGGTGGATTTATGTGGTATACAGAATGCCAATTGGTTCGCAGTAAGTTGCTGATACATCCTGTCAACAAGTGCTTAATGGTGGCAAAAAACTTAATGTTAACTTGAAAAGTTCACATTCAAGTTTTATATCATATGTTCATACCATAGAGGTggattttgaatatatatattttgtagctTCAACTGAACTCATTGCTTTCAGCTCGAATTGTGTAAACAtaagcaaaaagagtaaaaaaaaaaagcatgcCATATAATATGATTACACTCCTTTTGAACCCACCGATTCTAAATCCTAGATTCACCTTTGTGTATAATGGTGGCAAACCTTAAGAACTCTGTTTGGTTTTGCTGTTATCTATTGTTTGATAATGTATGCGTGTGACATGTATTGTCTTATCGAGAACATGTTATGTTGATTTAACTGATTTGTATATCCTTGATTCACCTCTGTGTTCTAATGGTATCAGACCTTAGCTGCCtgtttgattttgttgttttccCTCGTTTGATAATGTATTCGTTCTGAACTGTGTGCATTGTATTGCATTGTCTGGTTGATACAAAGTTTGGTTAGATTGTATTGTTTTCTGTCGTTTAACAAGATTTTCTTGTTTTGTATGATTGTATAATAACTTGTACACACTTTACATTCCAACTTGTATCATCATGTAATCATAATAATAGAATGCACATTGAGATTATGTGACTTCAATAGTTTCTTGCACATGTTAAGCTACCTTTGTTGCTCAGACTCTTTTAAAATATCGTCACGTGCGTGCcagatcctccaaaagtagtgtatcGGACACGGATGCTGCATCATTTTTGGAGAGTCGGAGCAACATAACCTTTTAtgctttttgttgtttttggagAGAGTCCGAGCAACGGTAAGAGAATTTCTAAATTGAAGAGTTTTGTTTGTTATTGCAGAAATTGAGAATAAAGTAAAAAGGATTGCAAAgctaatcaagaaaataaatcaagGTAGTAGAGAAGGGAACTTGAGAAGAAGATCAGAATTGCTTCAACTTGTTGATGAATTCCACAAACAGTACAAGTCCCTCTATTCGGTGTACGATAATCTCAGAGGGGAAGTAAAGAACAAACTTAATGAAGAACACGAGGATGATTTATCGTCTCAATCTTCTTCATCATGTTCGAATTCAGAATCATATTTTAGCCCCGAGGAATTGACCGCGAAAAGTAGTTCATCTTGCTCCTATTATGAGCCTCTTGATGAGTATGCTATTTTGAAGGACAAAGTTATAACTTCAAATATTGAAGTGAAGGGGGGAAGTGTCGAAAGTTATGATATGGAGAATTTTGAGACACCGATGTCTTATAGCCGAGGGTCTGAGTCAGGGGAATTCTTCAAAGACTTGAGGATTCAAGGTGAAGAGAAGTTTATAGATGAATCTGAATGGTTCCAAGagagagtaaaagaaaaagaagacgaAATCTTGTATCTCACCGATGATTTTGAGCTTCGAGAGAAGGAGAGATTGTCTCAAATGAAGGGGTTAGAGGATCAAATTGCTAGCATGAAGGTTGAATTATATAACTTATGTGTTCAAAAGAGAGAAGTTGAAGAGCAACTCGAGTGCAAGTCGAATGAACTTAAGCAAATGGAAGATAGTAACTCGAGACTGCAATCTCGTGTGTTAGCACTAGAAGCAACCTTCACAGAAGTTGATGAAAATCTACTGAACTCAACATCTAGAATAGATGATCTTATGGCAAAATCACACGTTCTTCAGCAAGAAGTGGATCGTTTAAACACTGAAAAGCATGAATTGGAACAAAAGTTGTTAAATGAAACCAAGAAAGGATCAGAACAAGTCAAGGACTTAGAAGACAAAGCACATTCTTCAGAACTACTACAGCACGTAAATGGTCCACTGCAGCAAGAAGTGGACCGTGTACGTGTTCAAAGGAATGACTTACAACTAGAAACCAACAAAGGATCGAAACAAGTTAAGGACTTAGATTTTTCAGAACTACAGAAATCTGATTTGGAGCTGTCACTTGAAAAGAAGTCTCACGAGGCATCTGACCGAGTTAAGGATTTAACAGAAAGGACTACTTATCTGCAACATGAGTTGGAAGCCTTAAGAAAACAGAATTGTGAACTAGAGTTGTCGCTCCAAGAAAAAACTCAAGAACTATCAGAATGTCATCTTCAGATAGAAAACCTAAAAGGGGAACTAACAAGCACTACTTCATCCGAAAAGGGGCTAACAAAAGCAACGGAGGGCTTAAAATCGGAGGTGAACTCACTCATGGATGCAAAATGTGACATGGAAGAGAAGATAATGGATATGAATCAAGAAGCTTATCATTCAGAGTTACAAAAAGAAAAGCTGACTGATAAGATCATGGAATTGGAAACAAAACTATTAGGAAAAGAAGCAGAGGTGGGAATTCTTCAAAAGAAGCACGAGGTTTACATGAACGATATGTCGGCTCAAGGTTCAACATTGACAGACCGAATCAACAATATTCAAAAGCAGATGCAAACCGCGGAAACTGAAAAATCAAGATTTCAGTCTCAGCTTGAGAAGGAAAAACATgaattttcccaaagccttATGCAgatggaaaagaaaaatacCGAATTGACTATCAAGATCGCGGAGCAGGAGAAAACATTAAAAGGGATGCAAGATGTTGTAAACAAGTCAAAAGGGGAACATAAGCAAATGGAAATCAAGTTAGAGGATTCCAAATTAAATTTTCACAATGCTGAAAGAAAACTAGGAGAAATGACGGAGGAACTACGCAAGTCATTTGAAGACAGTTTACGAATCTTGAGCAGAAGGATCCGCGTGGCAGAACAAATGCATATCGAGAACAAGGAGTGGTACCAAAAAACCAGAAACTCATACGTGAAAGAGAACAAAGatctaaaagagaaaaatgCAAGAAATGAAATGGGGTTGAGGGGAATTAAGGATATATCGTTGACAGCTAGCGATATGTTAGGTTCACTAGACACTGTGGCACTCAAGTTTGAGGAATGCACTGCTCATTTCTTGAATCGAATATCAAAAAATTCATGCGAGCTGCAATTTGTAAAAGATTGGGTGATGAggaaaaataaagtgatggcACACGTGAAAGATGACTTTGATTGTTTACTTGCACAATGTGATGACAAAGAATCTGAGATATTGAAGTACAGAGAGAAAGTTTGGAAGTCAGAGAACAAAGTTAGGGAACTAGAGAAGATGATCAAGGACAGAGAGGAATCAATGTTGTCTCTCAAGGAGGAAAAACGAGAGGCGATTAGGCAATTATGTGTATGGATTGATTATCATCGTAGTCGGTCTGATTACTATAAGAGGATCTTGATAGCTGAATTTGGCCGGAGGAGCGCTCCCTAGGAATGTTTTTTCCTCAAGAGCTATCAGTAACTTCTTTAGTCATAGTTACATGAGGAGATATATGAGCTTGtgtcctttttttcttctttatacaTCTGGTATCCGAAATCTACTGAGTTCAAATTTGCGCTAGCCAACTAAAGGATGGGAAGGCTCTTCCTGCCAAGAGTTTCACTAGTTTCTTCAGTTATAAGTAACATCTTCTTCTAGTCAATCGTTCAGCGTTGGCGCCACTCAAGGGGGAAATGTGCTTCTTACCATGAGTTTCTTCATTCTGACTAAACTAGAGAAGGTTGGAACCGCCATTTGCACAGCCCTCGTGACGGGAACTTGCTTAGATCAAGCCAAGAAGCTGATGTACAAGGTTAACAATCTTCCTGAGAATTGTAAGCCATTTTGTTTTATGTACTCAATAGGCTTGTTCTTGTTAGAAATTAGTATGATTGTATACTGAATAAAAAAGTGTATGAGGCACAAAATTAGTCAAGACACTTAAATAATTTTGGTGACAAAGCTAGACTTTGCATTGTATATTTGGATTTGAGAATCAACTAAATCTCTTGTTGGAGAAAAGAGATTATGTTAAAGAATTCCATATGCAAGAACTGATGTTTTCTAAATATAACtttatttcttctcttttgtggTGAGTTTTCTAATTTAATAGCTAAGATTGGATTTGGAACAAGTTTGAGGTTTTACGGTTTATTGAGGCTAATGAGAATAATTAAAggaaatgacatattttaagtAGGAACTCATCTAAGTAGTGAGCAACTTGAGATATGCTTCAAATGTTTAGGTGCTCAATTAGAACAACCTGTTGTTTGTTtgtctaaaataaaatttaattgaacaAGTTTATGGATTGTCTGTGTATtccaccaaaaaaaataaaaacaaagatgAATCGGAAAATTACctgataaaagtaaataaatatatgcGCAATATTTACCTAAAAAGGAAAAGTTAAGCAACAaagcaaatttatactatttaatcacttatcatagctata contains these protein-coding regions:
- the LOC101257985 gene encoding protein KTI12 homolog, whose translation is MALVVICGQPCSGKSTAAACLSEALRQTEPEPSVRTIDETSFHLSRNQSYANMTEEKNLRGVLRSEVDRSLSKDSIVIVDSLNSIKGYRYELWCLARAAGIRYCVVHCDVDEQSCRTWNVERCERGEPSYDDNIFEDLVRRFERPDSKNRWDSPLFELWPAKEGIDKSSTAMVDAVTYLTKKVDSKTRDVKILQPTIATQTARGSEANSLYEMDRATQEITNAIVEAQSRALGGPLNGVSLGPGIPTIDISRSVSLPELRRLRRTFIKLAGQTSLSGPPPPSDADSAKRMFVDYLNRELGSG
- the LOC101262836 gene encoding COP1-interactive protein 1-like isoform X2 codes for the protein MTKRSWKESMKAFGSHIDPEKEEQWKWMKIEIENKVKRIAKLIKKINQGSREGNLRRRSELLQLVDEFHKQYKSLYSVYDNLRGEVKNKLNEEHEDDLSSQSSSSCSNSESYFSPEELTAKSSSSCSYYEPLDEYAILKDKVITSNIEVKGGSVESYDMENFETPMSYSRGSESGEFFKDLRIQGEEKFIDESEWFQERVKEKEDEILYLTDDFELREKERLSQMKGLEDQIASMKVELYNLCVQKREVEEQLECKSNELKQMEDSNSRLQSRVLALEATFTEVDENLLNSTSRIDDLMAKSHVLQQEVDRLNTEKHELEQKLLNETKKGSEQVKDLEDKAHSSELLQHVNGPLQQEVDRVRVQRNDLQLETNKGSKQVKDLDFSELQKSDLELSLEKKSHEASDRVKDLTERTTYLQHELEALRKQNCELELSLQEKTQELSECHLQIENLKGELTSTTSSEKGLTKATEGLKSEVNSLMDAKCDMEEKIMDMNQEAYHSELQKEKLTDKIMELETKLLGKEAEVGILQKKHEVYMNDMSAQGSTLTDRINNIQKQMQTAETEKSRFQSQLEKEKHEFSQSLMQMEKKNTELTIKIAEQEKTLKGMQDVVNKSKGEHKQMEIKLEDSKLNFHNAERKLGEMTEELRKSFEDSLRILSRRIRVAEQMHIENKEWYQKTRNSYVKENKDLKEKNARNEMGLRGIKDISLTASDMLGSLDTVALKFEECTAHFLNRISKNSCELQFVKDWVMRKNKVMAHVKDDFDCLLAQCDDKESEILKYREKVWKSENKVRELEKMIKDREESMLSLKEEKREAIRQLCVWIDYHRSRSDYYKRILIAEFGRRSAP
- the LOC101262836 gene encoding COP1-interactive protein 1-like isoform X1, with product MTKRSWKESMKAFGSHIDPEKEEQWKWMKIGNYSIPEQPRPFECYWRLWDNALEAKRRQYKASVRAQIYPQRGGFMWYTECQLVRKIENKVKRIAKLIKKINQGSREGNLRRRSELLQLVDEFHKQYKSLYSVYDNLRGEVKNKLNEEHEDDLSSQSSSSCSNSESYFSPEELTAKSSSSCSYYEPLDEYAILKDKVITSNIEVKGGSVESYDMENFETPMSYSRGSESGEFFKDLRIQGEEKFIDESEWFQERVKEKEDEILYLTDDFELREKERLSQMKGLEDQIASMKVELYNLCVQKREVEEQLECKSNELKQMEDSNSRLQSRVLALEATFTEVDENLLNSTSRIDDLMAKSHVLQQEVDRLNTEKHELEQKLLNETKKGSEQVKDLEDKAHSSELLQHVNGPLQQEVDRVRVQRNDLQLETNKGSKQVKDLDFSELQKSDLELSLEKKSHEASDRVKDLTERTTYLQHELEALRKQNCELELSLQEKTQELSECHLQIENLKGELTSTTSSEKGLTKATEGLKSEVNSLMDAKCDMEEKIMDMNQEAYHSELQKEKLTDKIMELETKLLGKEAEVGILQKKHEVYMNDMSAQGSTLTDRINNIQKQMQTAETEKSRFQSQLEKEKHEFSQSLMQMEKKNTELTIKIAEQEKTLKGMQDVVNKSKGEHKQMEIKLEDSKLNFHNAERKLGEMTEELRKSFEDSLRILSRRIRVAEQMHIENKEWYQKTRNSYVKENKDLKEKNARNEMGLRGIKDISLTASDMLGSLDTVALKFEECTAHFLNRISKNSCELQFVKDWVMRKNKVMAHVKDDFDCLLAQCDDKESEILKYREKVWKSENKVRELEKMIKDREESMLSLKEEKREAIRQLCVWIDYHRSRSDYYKRILIAEFGRRSAP